In Paenibacillus sp. G2S3, a single window of DNA contains:
- a CDS encoding ATP-binding cassette domain-containing protein, whose protein sequence is MVHVQNKILTPDHDEWAVEARGLVKTFGDNRAVDGVNLNVKTGTIYGVLGPNGAGKTTVIRMLATLLRPDAGSARIFGHDVVKESQIVRQLIGVTGQYASVDESLSATENLIIFSRLLGLGRAESRQKATELLEEFGLTEAAKRPLRNFSGGMRRRLDLAASLIAQPPLIFLDEPTTGLDPRTRSQMWDTIRRLVNTGSTVLLTTQYLEEADQLADRIAVIDRGQVVAEGTADDLKASVGTTSLHLKVQNLKDIELARQRVEHVLQVQSVVSYETGKITAPMANADLVTDLLISLREEGILLAEMSVQKPTLDEVFLTITGHGATDDASTASQESKVKEAARV, encoded by the coding sequence ATGGTGCATGTACAGAACAAGATTCTAACACCAGACCATGACGAGTGGGCCGTCGAGGCGCGTGGACTGGTCAAAACATTCGGTGACAATCGCGCGGTGGATGGCGTGAATTTGAACGTGAAAACAGGTACGATTTATGGTGTCCTTGGTCCAAATGGGGCCGGAAAGACTACTGTCATTCGGATGCTGGCTACCTTACTTCGCCCCGATGCAGGTTCAGCGCGAATCTTCGGGCACGATGTCGTGAAGGAATCGCAGATTGTTAGGCAATTAATTGGTGTGACAGGGCAATATGCCTCAGTCGATGAATCATTAAGTGCTACAGAGAATCTGATTATCTTCTCTCGGCTATTAGGGCTTGGGCGCGCAGAGTCGCGGCAAAAAGCAACAGAGCTGCTGGAAGAGTTTGGTTTGACTGAGGCGGCTAAACGGCCCCTTCGAAATTTCTCTGGCGGTATGCGTCGTCGTCTGGATTTGGCAGCTAGCCTTATTGCACAACCCCCTTTAATTTTCCTGGATGAACCAACTACAGGGCTTGATCCTCGAACTCGTTCACAAATGTGGGATACCATTCGTAGGTTAGTGAATACGGGATCAACGGTTCTTCTGACTACACAGTACCTTGAAGAAGCAGATCAACTGGCTGATCGGATCGCAGTTATCGATCGCGGGCAAGTCGTCGCAGAGGGTACCGCGGATGATTTGAAAGCGTCAGTGGGTACCACATCACTACACCTGAAAGTTCAAAATCTAAAAGATATTGAACTAGCTCGCCAGCGCGTAGAACATGTGCTCCAAGTTCAGTCCGTGGTATCGTACGAAACCGGGAAAATAACTGCACCGATGGCGAACGCCGATTTAGTTACAGACCTGCTTATTTCGCTTCGTGAGGAAGGTATTCTCTTGGCTGAGATGAGTGTGCAGAAACCGACCCTTGATGAAGTATTCCTAACGATTACTGGTCATGGTGCTACGGATGATGCGTCAACAGCATCCCAAGAGTCAAAGGTTAAGGAGGCAGCAAGAGTATGA
- a CDS encoding collagen-like protein, protein MVLLSTGPIENNISEVSGIRPSQTVTVKIDNPDSVSIFSVLISGYYLDGVRTLYVEELLNVLPNQVITKDYYANFDGFEFVFFILDLAAPEAQISVWGKNLEGVLIAAHRLVSNELVGEGFGGHGVTGATGVTGSTGGTGATGANGATGVTGATGGTGVTGATGFTGATGVTGDTGTTGATGSTGDTGATGATGATGITGVTGATGATGITGTTGATGDTGTTGATGATGITGTTGATGATGITGTTGATGTTGITGVTGASGATGITGVTGDTGATGATGATGATGDTGTTGATGATGITGVTGASGATGITGATGDTGATGATGATGATGDTGATGATGSTGDTGATGATGATGDTGATGATGSTGDTGATGATGSTGDTGATGATGATGGTGATGVSGATGITGVTGATGATGITGVTGATGATGITGATGVTGTTGDTGATGATGATGITGVTGATGSTGDTGATGVTGATGGTGATGATGATGDTGATGATGSTGDTGATGATGSTGDTGATGATGATGATGDTGATGATGATGGTGATGATGATGGTGATGATGATGDTGATGATGSTGDTGATGATGATGITGVTGATGATGITGVTGATGSTGDTGATGATGQGLSAYGYVFNTASQTVAAETDITFDSNGNLDNITHTPDTSEIMISNAGDYAVFYIVTAVEANQFTLYQNGAPVGGSIYGSGAGTQPNPGMIIITAAANDVLTLRNHSSASSVTLQTNAGGSQINSNASILILKISS, encoded by the coding sequence ATGGTACTGCTCTCAACAGGCCCCATTGAAAATAATATTTCAGAGGTAAGCGGAATTAGACCGTCTCAAACCGTGACCGTGAAGATTGATAACCCCGATTCAGTTAGTATTTTTAGCGTGCTGATTTCAGGTTATTACTTAGATGGTGTTAGAACGTTATATGTAGAAGAGCTACTGAATGTTCTCCCTAATCAGGTGATTACTAAAGATTATTACGCAAATTTCGATGGTTTTGAATTTGTTTTTTTCATATTAGATTTGGCAGCACCTGAAGCACAAATTTCGGTTTGGGGTAAGAACCTTGAGGGCGTACTTATTGCGGCCCATCGGTTGGTTTCGAATGAATTAGTAGGAGAAGGTTTTGGGGGGCATGGAGTAACTGGGGCGACGGGCGTGACGGGCTCCACTGGCGGAACCGGAGCGACTGGGGCTAATGGGGCGACTGGTGTGACAGGTGCTACTGGGGGCACCGGTGTTACTGGGGCGACGGGTTTCACTGGTGCTACGGGTGTTACTGGTGACACCGGGACTACTGGGGCGACGGGTTCCACTGGGGACACCGGAGCGACTGGGGCGACGGGCGCTACTGGAATCACCGGTGTTACTGGGGCGACGGGCGCTACTGGAATCACCGGGACTACTGGGGCTACTGGTGACACCGGGACTACTGGGGCGACGGGCGCTACTGGAATCACCGGGACTACTGGGGCGACGGGCGCTACTGGAATCACCGGGACTACTGGGGCGACGGGCACTACTGGAATCACCGGTGTTACTGGGGCTTCGGGCGCTACTGGAATCACCGGTGTTACTGGTGACACCGGAGCGACAGGAGCGACTGGGGCAACGGGTGCTACTGGTGACACCGGGACTACTGGGGCGACGGGCGCTACTGGAATCACCGGTGTTACTGGGGCTTCGGGCGCTACTGGAATCACCGGTGCTACTGGTGACACCGGAGCGACAGGAGCGACTGGGGCAACGGGTGCTACTGGTGACACCGGAGCGACTGGGGCGACGGGTTCCACTGGGGACACCGGAGCGACTGGGGCGACGGGTGCTACTGGTGACACCGGAGCGACTGGGGCGACGGGTTCCACTGGGGACACCGGAGCGACTGGGGCGACGGGTTCCACTGGGGACACCGGAGCGACTGGGGCGACGGGTGCTACTGGGGGCACCGGAGCGACGGGGGTTTCGGGCGCTACTGGTATCACCGGTGTTACTGGGGCGACGGGCGCTACTGGTATCACCGGTGTTACTGGGGCCACGGGCGCTACTGGTATCACCGGGGCTACTGGGGTGACGGGTACTACTGGTGACACCGGAGCGACTGGGGCGACGGGTGCTACTGGAATCACCGGTGTTACTGGGGCGACGGGTTCCACTGGGGACACCGGGGCTACTGGGGTGACGGGTGCTACTGGGGGCACCGGAGCGACTGGGGCGACGGGTGCTACTGGTGACACCGGTGCTACTGGGGCGACGGGTTCCACTGGGGACACCGGAGCAACTGGGGCGACGGGTTCCACTGGGGACACCGGAGCGACTGGGGCGACTGGGGCGACGGGTGCTACTGGTGACACCGGAGCGACTGGGGCGACGGGTGCTACTGGGGGCACCGGAGCGACTGGGGCGACGGGTGCTACTGGGGGCACCGGAGCGACTGGGGCGACGGGTGCTACTGGTGACACCGGTGCGACTGGGGCGACGGGTTCCACTGGGGACACCGGAGCGACTGGGGCGACGGGCGCTACTGGTATCACCGGTGTTACTGGGGCGACGGGCGCAACTGGTATCACCGGTGTTACTGGTGCTACGGGTTCCACTGGTGATACAGGGGCTACAGGAGCTACTGGTCAGGGCCTATCAGCTTATGGTTATGTTTTCAATACAGCTAGTCAGACAGTTGCAGCAGAAACGGATATAACTTTCGATAGCAATGGAAATCTTGATAACATCACCCACACTCCAGATACATCAGAAATAATGATTTCTAACGCTGGCGACTATGCCGTATTTTATATAGTAACTGCAGTAGAAGCTAACCAATTTACTTTGTATCAGAATGGAGCCCCTGTTGGTGGTAGTATTTATGGCTCTGGTGCGGGCACTCAACCTAATCCAGGCATGATTATTATTACTGCGGCCGCTAATGATGTACTGACTTTAAGAAATCATTCCAGCGCCTCAAGCGTTACTTTGCAAACTAATGCAGGAGGATCCCAAATAAATTCAAATGCCTCAATTCTTATTCTAAAAATAAGCTCTTAA
- a CDS encoding CpsD/CapB family tyrosine-protein kinase, with amino-acid sequence MKKKTPKLYCLEQPKSSNGDQFRTIRSNIRYTRVGGEIRSLLVTSSLPDEGKSTVAMNLAIAMAETGRTVLLIDGDLRTPTVHKAFDLPNWVGLSSILVDQTRIEDCIFSIEDSEGLSVLTSGPISPNPADLLGSTGMTRLFAELSERFDTIVIDSSSVLMPFSDALILAKMTEGVLLVVKSGKVLLKHTNSAKQMLEQQGAHVLGAVLNYRKSSKRYKIRGEDFADWASSSGMV; translated from the coding sequence ATGAAGAAGAAAACGCCAAAATTGTATTGCCTGGAACAACCGAAGTCATCTAATGGAGATCAATTCCGAACGATACGCTCCAATATTCGCTATACCCGAGTAGGTGGAGAAATCCGTTCTTTATTAGTCACAAGCTCTCTTCCAGATGAGGGCAAGTCGACAGTCGCGATGAACTTGGCTATAGCCATGGCGGAAACGGGTAGAACCGTGCTGCTGATCGATGGAGATTTGCGCACACCAACTGTGCATAAGGCATTCGATCTACCTAATTGGGTCGGATTAAGTAGCATTCTAGTGGATCAAACCCGTATTGAGGATTGTATTTTTTCTATTGAGGATTCAGAAGGGCTTTCTGTACTGACCTCTGGTCCAATCTCCCCCAATCCGGCTGACTTACTAGGATCAACGGGAATGACGAGGTTATTCGCAGAGCTTAGCGAGCGATTTGATACGATTGTCATCGATTCATCTTCGGTGTTAATGCCCTTCTCGGATGCTCTTATCTTGGCAAAAATGACCGAGGGGGTATTGTTAGTTGTTAAATCCGGAAAAGTGCTCTTGAAGCATACGAACTCTGCGAAGCAGATGCTTGAGCAGCAAGGGGCACATGTATTGGGAGCGGTTTTGAATTATCGAAAGAGTAGCAAGCGCTACAAGATTCGCGGTGAAGATTTTGCCGATTGGGCTTCCTCTTCCGGAATGGTTTAA
- a CDS encoding ABC transporter permease, with translation MRTTTINPGVNRQLKNHTSFRQSVRNSLTMAYRGILKIRRTPEQLFDVTLQPIIFTLMFTYIFGGAISGDVVSYLPVIIPGILVQTVITTSIVTGVQLREDMDKGVFDRFKSLPIARIAPLAGALLADTIRYTIATVLTFTMGYIMGYRPDGGLEHVAFAALLVIVCAWSISWIFAFFGVIARTASSVQGISMIVLFPLTFLSNAFVPVDTLPNWLQWFVKVNPISHLVSAVRQLTNYGTVGWDFAISLIGAAVIVAIFAPITVRAYMRRT, from the coding sequence ATGAGAACTACTACAATAAATCCAGGTGTTAACCGCCAATTGAAAAACCATACGAGTTTCCGTCAATCCGTACGCAATTCTTTAACAATGGCATATCGTGGGATCCTGAAAATTCGACGTACCCCTGAGCAATTGTTCGACGTTACGCTTCAGCCAATCATTTTCACGCTGATGTTTACCTATATCTTTGGAGGGGCTATATCAGGTGATGTGGTAAGTTATTTGCCTGTTATTATCCCCGGAATTCTTGTGCAGACCGTCATCACTACCTCCATCGTTACTGGCGTCCAATTACGTGAGGACATGGATAAAGGCGTGTTCGACCGATTCAAGTCACTGCCAATTGCTCGGATAGCTCCGTTAGCGGGAGCCTTGTTGGCAGACACGATTAGATACACGATTGCTACTGTGCTTACATTTACCATGGGCTACATTATGGGTTACCGTCCTGATGGTGGTCTGGAACATGTCGCATTTGCTGCGCTTCTAGTTATTGTCTGTGCTTGGTCGATTAGCTGGATCTTCGCTTTCTTCGGTGTGATTGCGCGAACTGCTTCTAGTGTGCAGGGGATATCAATGATTGTGTTGTTCCCACTTACGTTTCTATCTAACGCATTCGTGCCTGTCGATACGCTACCTAACTGGTTACAATGGTTTGTTAAAGTCAATCCAATCTCACATCTCGTTTCTGCTGTACGACAGCTTACTAACTATGGAACCGTAGGTTGGGACTTTGCAATTTCTCTTATTGGAGCTGCTGTCATTGTAGCGATATTTGCACCTATTACCGTGCGTGCATATATGCGCCGGACATAA
- a CDS encoding permease prefix domain 1-containing protein, translated as MEEKYQELKHDGKSENEAIGIVISEFGNIEELTAELGIHPVESEQVVNLPVLTEEETYTYMAARRSSGLWTGIGVFLCACGVALLIGLDTLFENKNAIVADKGSMLGLVGILEFAYACCR; from the coding sequence ATGGAGGAGAAGTATCAGGAGTTGAAGCATGATGGTAAGTCGGAGAATGAAGCGATCGGCATCGTTATTTCAGAATTCGGTAATATTGAGGAGCTGACCGCTGAGCTCGGTATCCATCCTGTCGAATCGGAGCAGGTTGTGAATTTGCCTGTGCTGACGGAAGAAGAGACGTATACTTATATGGCTGCCAGACGTAGCTCAGGGCTATGGACCGGTATCGGCGTTTTTCTCTGCGCGTGTGGGGTGGCGCTTCTGATTGGTCTTGATACACTGTTTGAAAATAAAAATGCTATTGTGGCTGATAAAGGCTCGATGTTAGGACTTGTTGGAATACTGGAGTTTGCATATGCGTGTTGTCGTTAG
- a CDS encoding SDR family oxidoreductase translates to MITIQNKWTLITGASSGIGEAFARELAAKGSHLILVARSEDKLIALAEKLQREFHIQAEVIVADLSQEGSPSRLYQQCMERGLNVDILINNAGFATYGLFEQLSGPRQHEEVMLNVLAVVDLTHLFLPEMLRRKSGVIINVASTAAFQPLPNMAVYGATKAFVLSFTQALWEENRKRGVQFLALCPGSTETEFFNVVGAEEASVGKRDTPENVVQVALRSLQARKVFAIPGFTNYISAQMSRFFTRKQMLYFVGRMLRTRH, encoded by the coding sequence ATGATTACAATTCAAAATAAATGGACGTTGATTACAGGTGCTTCTTCAGGAATAGGTGAAGCGTTTGCTCGAGAACTTGCAGCCAAAGGAAGTCATTTGATATTAGTCGCCCGTTCCGAAGATAAATTGATTGCTTTAGCGGAAAAATTACAAAGAGAATTTCATATTCAAGCGGAGGTTATCGTTGCTGATTTATCGCAAGAAGGTTCTCCTAGCAGGCTCTATCAACAATGTATGGAACGTGGTCTGAACGTTGATATTCTTATTAATAATGCAGGTTTTGCTACGTATGGGCTTTTTGAACAACTGTCTGGTCCAAGACAACATGAAGAGGTGATGCTAAATGTTTTGGCGGTAGTAGATCTGACCCATTTATTTTTGCCAGAGATGTTAAGAAGAAAAAGCGGAGTGATTATAAACGTTGCATCAACAGCAGCATTTCAACCTCTCCCTAATATGGCTGTATATGGAGCGACAAAAGCTTTTGTATTATCATTTACACAGGCTCTATGGGAGGAAAATAGAAAACGGGGCGTACAATTTCTTGCGCTATGTCCGGGGTCTACGGAAACAGAATTTTTTAATGTTGTGGGAGCTGAAGAAGCTTCTGTAGGGAAACGAGACACTCCAGAAAATGTGGTTCAAGTCGCTCTTCGGTCGCTTCAAGCTAGAAAAGTATTTGCTATCCCAGGATTTACAAACTATATTTCAGCTCAAATGTCACGTTTCTTCACACGTAAACAAATGCTTTATTTTGTAGGACGTATGCTCCGTACGCGACATTAA
- a CDS encoding SDR family NAD(P)-dependent oxidoreductase gives MRNYLILGASKGLGDAFVKGLPDPGDQVWIVSRSRPGSLDLNDGIKRKWIAVDLSQADAAQVLSKGIQSEKIDVLVYNVGIWEKEGFEAHYNFDKDKASDIANIINVNITSTITCIQAVLPNLRQSEAGKIILIGSTAGLDHTNNDQVSFVASKFGLRGITHALREHVRKDGIAVTCVNPGELAAEIPYSTRIPVQDIVSIVKCVVNLSRASCVKEIQIPAMTDLNA, from the coding sequence ATGAGAAACTATCTGATTTTGGGAGCAAGTAAAGGTCTGGGAGATGCATTTGTGAAAGGGCTGCCTGATCCTGGCGATCAAGTATGGATCGTTTCCAGAAGCAGACCAGGCAGTCTGGATCTTAATGATGGCATAAAACGAAAATGGATAGCAGTAGATCTATCGCAGGCAGATGCCGCGCAAGTCTTATCAAAGGGCATTCAATCGGAGAAGATTGATGTTCTCGTTTATAACGTAGGCATTTGGGAGAAAGAAGGTTTTGAAGCTCACTATAACTTTGACAAGGATAAGGCGAGTGACATTGCCAACATTATAAATGTGAATATAACTTCGACGATTACCTGCATACAGGCAGTACTGCCTAATCTTCGCCAATCGGAAGCAGGGAAAATTATACTAATTGGCTCCACAGCAGGACTGGACCATACCAATAATGACCAGGTATCATTTGTAGCTTCAAAGTTCGGTCTGCGTGGCATTACACATGCATTGCGTGAGCATGTTCGTAAGGATGGCATTGCAGTAACTTGTGTGAATCCGGGTGAGCTGGCAGCAGAAATTCCTTATAGCACAAGAATTCCTGTTCAGGATATTGTCTCCATTGTGAAATGTGTCGTTAATCTTTCTAGAGCTTCCTGTGTCAAAGAAATTCAAATTCCAGCAATGACGGATTTGAACGCATAA
- a CDS encoding O-antigen ligase family protein — translation MRNLFLFAVMGYIICLPAQIDFGGAFRIAPSDLFLMLGLFAAGLHLKLDPRQFSSWHWGMLFIFVLASFVSIWRNGFITQYALLQKDFGFILLLLTYIMLVQAVDSWDRLYKMLRAFLISVLIFNGVALFDFFSGVKVPFMVQDGRLSGMLIDPNAYGGLLVTAFAIHIMTSGDGVKLLRGWVSTLATITLAGGIIMTFSRSSWIGLFLVLLTLLLTNPSRLLKIGMGFSVAFGALLLYKGTAYLDVLGNMASRPSQIQSRLDIIGKAVEWIAQSPLLGIGLGSYNYELRIIIHNTPIWFMTEFGLLGLIVYGGFMIWFFIVGIRSYRAADRVNRPIIMALLLSHAAMIGLSMGIEALFQRYWWFMMAMNAACIRLTNTGWKGVKRYRTKGTEKSTGRNLRQQTEQAQ, via the coding sequence ATGCGTAATTTATTTTTGTTTGCGGTTATGGGTTACATCATCTGTCTTCCAGCTCAAATAGATTTTGGTGGCGCATTTCGAATCGCACCCTCTGACCTTTTCTTAATGCTTGGTTTGTTTGCAGCAGGTTTACACCTCAAATTGGACCCGAGGCAGTTCAGTTCATGGCATTGGGGGATGTTGTTTATTTTCGTCCTTGCTTCATTTGTATCCATTTGGCGCAATGGATTCATTACGCAATACGCTCTATTGCAAAAAGATTTTGGGTTTATACTCCTACTGCTCACTTACATCATGCTTGTTCAGGCTGTAGACAGCTGGGATCGGTTATATAAAATGCTACGAGCTTTTTTGATCAGTGTGCTGATCTTCAATGGCGTCGCTTTGTTCGATTTTTTTAGTGGAGTGAAGGTTCCGTTTATGGTGCAAGACGGTCGCCTCTCCGGGATGCTAATTGATCCGAATGCATACGGCGGATTACTAGTTACGGCTTTTGCCATTCATATCATGACGAGTGGAGACGGGGTGAAGCTGCTAAGGGGATGGGTGAGTACGCTAGCGACGATCACCTTAGCCGGGGGCATAATAATGACTTTTTCGCGTTCGTCATGGATAGGTTTGTTCCTTGTTCTGCTTACATTACTGCTGACTAATCCTTCTCGACTTCTCAAGATCGGCATGGGGTTTAGCGTCGCGTTTGGAGCATTGCTGTTGTATAAAGGTACAGCTTATCTGGATGTGCTTGGGAATATGGCCAGCAGACCCTCGCAGATTCAGTCGCGTCTAGACATCATTGGGAAGGCTGTGGAGTGGATCGCTCAAAGTCCATTATTAGGGATTGGACTCGGTAGCTATAACTATGAACTGCGGATTATTATCCATAATACTCCGATCTGGTTTATGACAGAATTTGGCTTGTTAGGCTTGATTGTGTACGGCGGATTCATGATCTGGTTCTTCATCGTTGGGATCCGTTCTTATCGCGCGGCAGATAGGGTGAACAGACCGATCATTATGGCATTATTGCTGTCTCACGCAGCGATGATTGGACTTTCGATGGGTATTGAAGCCTTATTCCAGCGGTATTGGTGGTTCATGATGGCTATGAACGCAGCTTGCATCCGATTAACGAATACGGGATGGAAAGGAGTGAAGCGATATCGAACCAAGGGCACTGAAAAGTCAACGGGTCGTAACCTACGACAACAAACAGAACAAGCGCAATAA
- a CDS encoding oligosaccharide flippase family protein, with protein MTFASLRYLFGNITYAGAQFVIVVLLNKFGSTEIVGQYSLGLAVTAPIFMLSHLHLRSVLIVDTSGKYLFGDFFGLRLVTTAAAFMITAGCCIISSFDWNTALVIFFIGLYRIVESVSDILLGIVQKQERLDQISFSRTAKGLFSILVFALVFIPTQSLILALLVMIIGWLAITIGYDARKARVYTSIKPLFNKRRLWGLLIISSPLGIVLALMSLNTNIPLYAISYFRGEHDLGVYATLSYMIVACNVVVTALGEAITPRLARWHAAGRHKEFVSLLSRMIAMGIGISAVASLIGWMFGSQLLTLLFSPDVAKEIGLFHWLLVSTLLVFVSSYLWYAITATGKYKTQIPLFLCSVITNGLSCLIFVPVFGVIGAAIGASLALFVQMIGSVIVLFLVIRQARKQVQQELAA; from the coding sequence ATGACATTTGCTTCTCTTCGTTATTTATTCGGAAATATCACTTACGCTGGTGCTCAGTTCGTGATTGTAGTTCTACTTAATAAATTTGGCTCAACCGAAATCGTTGGGCAATATTCGTTAGGGCTTGCGGTGACTGCTCCCATCTTCATGCTGTCGCATCTGCATCTGCGTTCGGTCTTGATCGTTGATACCTCGGGAAAATATCTTTTTGGAGATTTTTTTGGTCTCCGTCTTGTGACAACCGCTGCTGCGTTCATGATTACAGCAGGTTGTTGCATCATAAGTAGTTTTGATTGGAATACAGCTTTAGTCATATTTTTCATCGGATTGTATAGAATTGTTGAGTCGGTCAGCGATATTTTGTTAGGTATCGTTCAGAAACAGGAGAGGCTGGATCAAATCTCTTTCTCAAGAACTGCTAAAGGATTGTTCTCCATACTTGTCTTCGCCCTCGTATTTATCCCTACACAGAGTCTCATTCTAGCGTTATTAGTCATGATCATCGGGTGGTTAGCGATAACGATTGGATACGATGCTCGCAAAGCGAGAGTGTATACATCGATTAAGCCGCTTTTTAACAAGAGACGCTTATGGGGCTTGCTTATCATTAGTTCACCCCTTGGCATTGTGCTCGCGTTGATGTCGCTAAATACTAATATTCCACTTTATGCGATCTCTTACTTTAGAGGGGAACATGACTTAGGTGTATACGCTACGCTCTCATACATGATCGTTGCCTGCAATGTTGTTGTTACTGCACTCGGTGAAGCTATAACACCACGTCTTGCCCGTTGGCATGCTGCTGGACGACATAAGGAGTTTGTCTCTTTACTCAGTCGAATGATTGCAATGGGTATTGGAATTAGTGCAGTTGCTAGTTTGATCGGATGGATGTTTGGGTCTCAGCTACTAACCCTATTATTTAGTCCGGATGTGGCTAAAGAGATAGGTTTATTTCATTGGTTGCTCGTTTCTACCTTGTTGGTATTTGTTTCGTCTTACCTGTGGTATGCCATAACGGCTACCGGAAAATACAAAACCCAGATTCCATTGTTTCTTTGTTCGGTGATTACTAATGGGCTTTCTTGTCTAATATTCGTACCTGTTTTTGGGGTGATAGGTGCTGCGATAGGGGCTAGTTTGGCTTTATTCGTTCAGATGATTGGCAGTGTAATCGTACTTTTCCTGGTAATCCGTCAGGCAAGAAAACAGGTACAACAGGAATTGGCCGCATAG
- a CDS encoding Wzz/FepE/Etk N-terminal domain-containing protein — MEFELGSILKLVKRRLLFIIVLCIVAVGLASFVSYYVLKPKYEATASILIQGDRQQKAINDIMAGQKLVTTYGEIIRSSRIAEEVVRRLQLNMTPEKLLEKVKTRTSSESLVTTVIVTDSSAQRATNIANGFGEAFNENIQAIMGVENVVFLDRAKVPFEAISPKPVFNMVVAFGLSLIAGVAFSILRELAEKPVRSAKNIQLDLQLPLLGTVGKLKPRKRRAKSKSNSVEGASRHEEENAKIVLPGTTEVI; from the coding sequence ATGGAATTTGAACTGGGCAGCATTTTGAAACTAGTGAAACGTAGGCTGCTGTTCATCATTGTGTTATGTATCGTTGCAGTCGGTCTCGCTAGCTTCGTAAGCTATTATGTTTTGAAGCCGAAATATGAGGCGACAGCTTCTATTCTTATTCAAGGGGACAGGCAGCAGAAAGCAATTAATGACATTATGGCAGGGCAAAAACTAGTAACCACTTACGGGGAAATTATTCGAAGCAGCAGAATCGCTGAAGAGGTCGTTAGAAGGCTGCAATTAAATATGACCCCTGAAAAACTATTAGAAAAAGTTAAGACAAGAACAAGTAGTGAGTCACTCGTGACGACGGTAATTGTGACAGATTCTAGTGCTCAGCGGGCAACGAATATTGCTAATGGCTTTGGGGAGGCCTTCAACGAGAACATCCAAGCGATTATGGGGGTTGAAAATGTTGTGTTTCTCGACCGAGCGAAGGTTCCTTTTGAAGCGATCTCACCCAAGCCTGTCTTTAATATGGTCGTTGCTTTCGGACTTTCATTGATTGCTGGGGTCGCTTTTTCCATTCTACGGGAATTGGCAGAGAAACCTGTGAGAAGCGCCAAAAACATTCAGTTGGATTTGCAGCTTCCTCTTCTGGGAACGGTGGGGAAATTGAAGCCACGGAAACGGCGGGCGAAGTCGAAATCCAATTCAGTAGAAGGAGCCAGCAGACATGAAGAAGAAAACGCCAAAATTGTATTGCCTGGAACAACCGAAGTCATCTAA
- a CDS encoding PadR family transcriptional regulator, protein MISSDVIRGYNDTLILYMLMDGESYGYEISKNIRQLTQEKYIMKETTLYSAFTRLEKNGYTESFFQDESLGKRRTYYRITPLGLAYYKEKCEEWKVTQEVVNQFIREW, encoded by the coding sequence TTGATCAGCAGTGATGTTATACGTGGCTACAATGATACGCTGATCCTTTACATGCTTATGGATGGAGAATCCTATGGGTATGAAATTTCCAAAAACATCAGGCAGCTGACACAGGAGAAGTACATTATGAAGGAGACAACATTGTATTCCGCCTTTACACGGTTAGAGAAGAACGGTTACACTGAATCCTTTTTTCAAGATGAGAGTCTCGGCAAGCGGCGCACGTATTACCGGATTACTCCGCTAGGTCTCGCCTATTACAAAGAGAAATGTGAGGAATGGAAGGTTACACAGGAAGTTGTTAACCAATTTATCAGGGAGTGGTGA